DNA from Leucobacter aridicollis:
CTCGTAGGCCGCGGCGCGCGTCTCGTAGTCCGCGGCGTGGGCTGGGTCCGCCGCCGCCAGCCCACGCGCAACCTCGGCAGCCATTGCGCTCGCGTATCGTGGCGAGGTCCAGATGTGGGGGTTGAGGTCGCCGTGGTCGTGGCCCTCGTGGCCCGCTTCGTCGCCGCCGTGGTCGTGGTCGGCATGGTCCGATGCTTCGGCGTGGTCATGTTCCGCGTGGTCGTCGCTCTCGTGAGCGGCGTCCTCAGCCTCGGCAGTATGGTCATGATCTGCGTCGCCATGATCCGCGTGGTCATGACCGGAGTGGTCAGCGACTTCCCCCGTCTCCGCCTCGAGCTCGCCCTCGGCGGTGATCTCCTTCGCCTCGGCGAGGTCGATCCCGTCGGCGGCGGTCACCAGCTCGCCGTTGAAGCCGGAGGCCTCGATCGCAGAGTCAATGAACCCCTCGAGCTCCGCGCCGTTCACGATCAGCACGTCTGCCTGGCTGAGCGCGACAAGCTCCTTTGGCGACGGGTCGAAGTGATGGGCGGAGGCGCCCGGCTGGAGCAGGCTCGTCAGCGCGATGTCGTCGCCGCCGATGTGGCTGGCGAAGTCCGCGAGCTGCGTCGTGGTTGCGACGACGGCGAGGGTGTCGCTGTCCGCGCCCTCGGCCGCGGGGCTGCATGCGCTGAGCGCGAGGACTGCGGCGAGCGCCGGGACAACGATCGCTCCGTGACGGGAGCGTGAGAGCTTGGACATGTAACACCTTCTAAATGAGAACGAGTCTCAGTCTACGCCCGATTGAGAACGATTCGCAACAAGGCGTGTCGTGCGCAGATCACGGTCGCTATCGTCGGTCCTGCGGCATCGACAACTCTCACCACCTCATCCCCGCACGGCCCTGCTCGAACCTCCTACTGCCTTGACTCGCCCACCATCGCCGGGGCTAGCATGGCGGTACCCACGACCAAGCAGAGGAGCGGAAGTGTCACTACCCCAAAGCTCGCGGCGCCGCATCGGGCCCGCAGTCACCATGACCCTCGCGATCCTCGGCTCGCTGGCGCTCCTCGCAACGTTCGTGTTCCAGGTCGTCACCGCGAGCCCGAGCACAACGGCCCAGGTCCCCGCCCGAGTGTTCTCGCTCATTGAGGGGGCGACGCTCAATACCGCCACCGACGAGACGAGTGGCGAGCTCCGCCCCGAGACGATCACCATCCTCGAGCGCACCGACGAGGGCGTCCTCGCCGTCGCCTTTCTCACCGATGAAGACGCCATCGGCGCGGGCATCTTCCCTGGCAAGGGCGCCAGCATCGGGCTTTCCATCCCCGGGAAGCAGGCGATCTGGGTGCAGGCAATGATTCCGGGCGACGAGTCGACGAGCGACTACACGCTCTCGGTCCGCCGAGTGGGGAATGGCGACACGTTCGATCACACCTTCACGGCGAAGTAGCCAGCGCTCATGGCTCCCACTCGCAGGCGCGTCGCCCCAGCCGTGGCCATGACCATGGCCGTCCTCGGGGCGGTGACGCTCAGCGGCGCCGCGACGATCCAGCTCCGCGCCGACGCCAACGCTCGCGCCGCTGACGCCGCACACGCCGCCGCGACCGAGCGCGTGCGTGAGCGCCTGCTCGCCACCCCCGGGCTCCTCGCCGGTGTGCTCGCGAACGACGTGCCCCGCATGGACTCATTCGAGGTGCTCGAGGTCACGCCTGAGGGCGTCGCAGCCTACGCGCTGATAACGAACGACGACGTGCTCGTCATCGGGCTCGCGTCGCCCTTCGGCGAGGTCGCCTCTTCCTCGAGCCCCGGGATGCAGCGCAACTCGATCTTCGCGCCACTCGACGCCGGAGACGGTTCGCGCGCCTACGACCTCACCGTCTGGCGCGCGGGCGCCGGCTACGGGCACGAGCTCATCGTGCAGTGACGCGACGGGCCGCGTACGATCGGACCATGGACCCCCTCGCGCCGTCGCCCGGACCCTTCGATTCCGCCGTCGCCCTCCGCGACGCCCTCCAACGGGGCGAGGTGAGTGCGGTCGAGACTGCCGAGTTCTACCTCGAGCGGATCGACAAGCGCGCGGACCTGGGCGCATTCATCTCGGTGACGGCCGATGAGGCACTCGTCGAGGCACGCGCGGCCGACGTCAGGTTGAGCGCCCATCGAGCGGCCGGCCTCGGCGCCGCGGGCACCAACGCGGCCGGTGACACGCTTCCGCCGCTCCTCGGGATGCCGATCGCGCACAAGGACATCGTCGATGTCGGCGGCACGAAGACCTCGTTCGGCACTGCCGCAATGCCACCCCAGCTCGCCGCCGCAGACCATCCTGTGGTCGCCGGGCTCCGCGCGGCGGGCACGATCTCGCTCGGCAAGACCCAGGTGCCCGAGTTCGGGCTGAACTGCTACTCCGAGAACCTCATCGCGCCGCCGGCACGCAATCCACACGACCCCGAGCGCACGCCGGGCGGCTCCAGCGGCGGCAGCGCTGCCGCGGTCGCCGCTGGGCTGCTGCCCGTCGCGCCAGGAACCGACGGCGGTGGATCGATCCGGATCCCGGCGCTCGCCTGCGGTCTCGTCGGACTGAAGCCCGGCCTCGGCGCTGTGCCGGGAGACGTCACGAAGGGGTACGAGGACGTCTTCGGCGCCCCGATCCTGACGGTTTCGGGCCCGCTCGCGCGCACCCCGCTCGACGCTGCGATCCTCATGGACGCGATGGCCGCCGAGCCGGCCCGCGGTAGCCACGAACTGGCGGTACTGCGCGCGTCCGAGGTCAGCGGGCTCACGGTCGCGGCGAGCACGTCCTCCCCCTTCGCATCCGCGCTTGAGATCGAAGTCTCGGGCGACGCGCTTCGTGCGTTCGAGGACGCCGCCGCCAGACTCGAGGCCGTCGGGCACTCGGTCGACCGGGCCGGCTTCGCCTACGATCCGGAGTACTTCGATTTCTTTACGGAGAGCTGGATCGCGAGCCTGTCGCTCATCGAACTCTCGCCCGACCAGGTGGAGCTGCTCGCACCCATTACGCGCGAGATGCGTGAGCGCGCGCTGTCCCGCTCGCTGCCGCAGCACAAGGAGAGCGCCGCCCGCCTTCGCGGTTTTGGGCGCGAAGCACGCGACCTCTGGGGCCAGACCGACATCGTGCTCACCCCCGGGCTCGCGATGGCGCCGCCCCGCATCGGCGAGTTCTCCTCCCTCCCGGGCTCCGAGGACTACGCGCGGCAGTGCCAGCTCACGCCGTTCACCTCGATGGTGAACGTGGCGGGACTGCCGGCAATCGCGGTTCCGATCACCGTCGACGGTGCCGGCCTTCCGGTCGGTGTGCAGCTCATCGGGAGGCAGGGCAGCGAGGCGCAGCTTCTCGCCCTCGCCGAGCAACTCATCGCGTTCTAAACGAGCGCGGCTCCAGCCTTAGGCGGCCGCGTCGTCGAGCGTCGCCCGCAGCATCTCAGTGACCTCGTGGATGTGGGCGCCCATCGTCGTGCCCGCCGCCTGCGCGTCACCCGCACGGATCGCCTCGAACACGGCCCGGTGCTGCGCAATGAGCGCCTCGTTTCCCTGAGCGCGTTCGACAACTCGAACCACCCACACGGCAAGCAGCGACTTAATGTTCAGCAGGATCGCGGAGAGCGCAGAATTCGCCGCCGCCCGCGCGATGGCGAGGTGAAACGCGTTGTCGGCGCTTGCAAACGCCTCCGGACTCTCGGCTCCCTCCATGCTGACCAGCAGCGCTTCGAGCTCAGCCAGGTCGGCCTCGCTCCGGCGTTCGGCGGCAAGGCTCGCGAGCGCAACCTCGGTGTAGTACCGCGCCTCGATGAGTTCGTCGGCCTCGCGGGTGCCGAGCAGCACGCCCCACGACACGACCTGCGGCAGGATGCTGTTTGGCGCGGTCGACAGGTAGGTGCCGTCTCCTGGCCGAATGTCGATAAAGCCGATGATGTCGAGGCACTTGAGCGCCTCGCGCAGCGGCGACCGCCCAACCCCGAGAAGCTCGACGAGCCGGCGTTCGGGCGGCAGCTTGTCGCCGGGCTTCATGCCCAGGCTCACAGTGCTCTGCACGACGTGCTGAACGATGTCGGCGACCGAGGTCCGGCGAGCATCACCTACCGCGGGAAAGACCGGATCAGACAGAGCAATCACCCTTCCTCATGCGTGACGCCCCGCACCGAGCCGCCACTTCGTTCTTGGAGCGATGATACAGGCCGCGCCCCACGGAGGCGCGGCCTGCATCATCCCGCCGGCGCAGCGGACCCCACCGCTGCACCGGCGCGGGAGCGGCTAGAACCAGCGGTGCCCGACGGTGTCCTTGCCGAGTTCGCCCGCCATCTGCTTGATCTGCCGGATCATGAGGCCGATGTCCGAGCCGAGCGAGACCATGCCGAAGCCCTGGTCGCGTCGCTGGATCGCCTCGTCGGTATGGCGGGCGACGATCCCCGAGCCGATGCCCTTCTCTTTCGCCCGGCGGAGAATGTCGAGGTTCATCTCGGTGACGCCGGGGCCCTCCCACTCCCCCACGGCGCCGCGGCTGGCCGACATGTCGCCGGGTCCGAGGAAGATTGCTTCGATGCCGTCGACGCCGAGGATCTCGTCGAGGTTGTCGTACGACTTCTGCGTCTCGATCATCGGAATGAACAGCAGTTCGTCGTTCGCAGACTTCACATAGTTCTCGAGGTCGAGGCCCCACTTCACGGACCGTTCGCCGCCGATGCCGCGACGGCCGATCGGCGGGTAGTAGAAGTGGTCGTAGGCGGCCTTCACCTCGTCTGCGCTGTCGACCAGGGGCAGCACGATGCCGTGTGCACCGACGTCGAGCGCCCGCTTGATCGGCTCAAGATCCTGCGACGGCGGGCGAACGAGCACGGTCATGTCAGTGCCGCGCGCAGCCTGCAGATGGCCCTGGATGTCCTTGAAGTTCAGGTATCCGTGCTCCATGTCGATGCAGATCCAGTCGATCCCGAGCATCCCGGCGACCTCGGTCACCGCGGATGCCTCAGAGGTCACCCAGAGACCAAATGCGGTCTCTCCTGCTGCGAGCTTTTGGCGGAGCTTCTCGTTCAACTCAGTACCTTTCGTTCTTCGGTCGCAGCGTTCGCGTCCGATGTGGTGGTGTCTTCCGCGTGGTCAGGGAAGTTCCAGTCGTCCTCGGCCTGCGGCGAGGTGCCGCGTTTCAGCTGCCACCTGGAGACCCAGGCGACGAGGAAGGGGACGAGGATCGCTGTGGTGATCACCGCGGCCGCGATCTGCGACGTCGCGATCGCCTGGATCGACTCGTAGCTTGGGTCGACGAGCGCGACGGCCGCTGGCGTGGCGATCGCGTTGCCGGCCGTCGTGGACTCGGCAGCGCCCGCGATGACGTTGCGCGCGCGCTTCGGGCGGCCGCGCAGCACGTGCACGAGGTACAGCAGCCCCATGCTTGCGGCGGCGACGATGGTGAGGGAGAACAGCCCGAGGAGGACGCCCTGGAGGCCCGACTGCGGCAGTGCCGCGAAGTCGATGCCGCGCCCGACGATGAAGCCGAGGAACGGAATGAGCAGCAGCTCGCCAGGCTTCAGGAAGTTGCGGGCGGTGGGGCTCACGTTGCCGACGATGAAGCCGATGACGAGCGGGAGCAGGATCCCGACGAGCATCTCCGCCGGGAACGATGCGAGGCCAGCGGCGCCGAGCGCGATGAGCGTGATGAACGGGCCGTCGTTGATCGACAGCACCGAGACGGCGCCCCGGTCGCTGAGGTTACCGAACTGCTTGGTGAGCGCGACGTACAGGGTCGAGTTCGAGTTCGTGATCGCCGCGATGAGCGCGAGTGGGGTGAGCCCCCAGAGGACGCCGCCGGGGACGAGGAACGCGACGCCGAGGCCGATCGCGATGCCGACGCCGACCTTGGCAGTGAGCACGACGACGCCCTTTTCAAGCGTCACCGCGCCCTGCCGGAAGTCGAGCTGCGCGCCCATGCAGAAGAAGAACAGCCCGAGCAGCGCTCCGACGCCGTCGCGGAAGAGCGCCGTCGTGAAGCTGCCGATGTCGAGGAGTTCCGGGAAGAACGTGTTGATAATGGCGCCGAGAAACAGCGGGTAGATCATCAGCGCGCCTGGCACGCTGCCGACGAGCCTCCCGAGCCGCTTCAGCGGCCCGACGGTTGTGGTTTCGGTCAAGACTCACTCCTTCGTGAGATGTGGGGAACGGCCTAGGCGGCCGCGGTGGATCGGGCCTCGCGGGCCCTGGCTTCGAGTTCGCGGCGCACCTCGACCGCGATGGTGTCGGCGGGCAGCTCGACGTCGTCCCAGCTCACCGGCTGGCCCTTCGCGACCGCGCGCACGACCTTCGCGCCGTGCGCGAGCCCCATCGGGAGGCAGCGCCCGTCGAGGGATCGCTCAGCGCTGGTGAGCGCCCCGCGCACGGTGTAGCCGCCCTCGCCGTCGAGCACGTCGCCCGGAGCGAGGTCGCGCTTGGCGACGCTGATCACGTCGCCAATGAACGCCTTGGGGGCGCCGGTCGCCTCACCGCGGAGCACG
Protein-coding regions in this window:
- a CDS encoding FadR/GntR family transcriptional regulator encodes the protein MIALSDPVFPAVGDARRTSVADIVQHVVQSTVSLGMKPGDKLPPERRLVELLGVGRSPLREALKCLDIIGFIDIRPGDGTYLSTAPNSILPQVVSWGVLLGTREADELIEARYYTEVALASLAAERRSEADLAELEALLVSMEGAESPEAFASADNAFHLAIARAAANSALSAILLNIKSLLAVWVVRVVERAQGNEALIAQHRAVFEAIRAGDAQAAGTTMGAHIHEVTEMLRATLDDAAA
- a CDS encoding amidase codes for the protein MDPLAPSPGPFDSAVALRDALQRGEVSAVETAEFYLERIDKRADLGAFISVTADEALVEARAADVRLSAHRAAGLGAAGTNAAGDTLPPLLGMPIAHKDIVDVGGTKTSFGTAAMPPQLAAADHPVVAGLRAAGTISLGKTQVPEFGLNCYSENLIAPPARNPHDPERTPGGSSGGSAAAVAAGLLPVAPGTDGGGSIRIPALACGLVGLKPGLGAVPGDVTKGYEDVFGAPILTVSGPLARTPLDAAILMDAMAAEPARGSHELAVLRASEVSGLTVAASTSSPFASALEIEVSGDALRAFEDAAARLEAVGHSVDRAGFAYDPEYFDFFTESWIASLSLIELSPDQVELLAPITREMRERALSRSLPQHKESAARLRGFGREARDLWGQTDIVLTPGLAMAPPRIGEFSSLPGSEDYARQCQLTPFTSMVNVAGLPAIAVPITVDGAGLPVGVQLIGRQGSEAQLLALAEQLIAF
- a CDS encoding 2-keto-3-deoxygluconate permease, with translation MTETTTVGPLKRLGRLVGSVPGALMIYPLFLGAIINTFFPELLDIGSFTTALFRDGVGALLGLFFFCMGAQLDFRQGAVTLEKGVVVLTAKVGVGIAIGLGVAFLVPGGVLWGLTPLALIAAITNSNSTLYVALTKQFGNLSDRGAVSVLSINDGPFITLIALGAAGLASFPAEMLVGILLPLVIGFIVGNVSPTARNFLKPGELLLIPFLGFIVGRGIDFAALPQSGLQGVLLGLFSLTIVAAASMGLLYLVHVLRGRPKRARNVIAGAAESTTAGNAIATPAAVALVDPSYESIQAIATSQIAAAVITTAILVPFLVAWVSRWQLKRGTSPQAEDDWNFPDHAEDTTTSDANAATEERKVLS
- a CDS encoding HpcH/HpaI aldolase family protein, which codes for MNEKLRQKLAAGETAFGLWVTSEASAVTEVAGMLGIDWICIDMEHGYLNFKDIQGHLQAARGTDMTVLVRPPSQDLEPIKRALDVGAHGIVLPLVDSADEVKAAYDHFYYPPIGRRGIGGERSVKWGLDLENYVKSANDELLFIPMIETQKSYDNLDEILGVDGIEAIFLGPGDMSASRGAVGEWEGPGVTEMNLDILRRAKEKGIGSGIVARHTDEAIQRRDQGFGMVSLGSDIGLMIRQIKQMAGELGKDTVGHRWF
- a CDS encoding metal ABC transporter substrate-binding protein, producing MSKLSRSRHGAIVVPALAAVLALSACSPAAEGADSDTLAVVATTTQLADFASHIGGDDIALTSLLQPGASAHHFDPSPKELVALSQADVLIVNGAELEGFIDSAIEASGFNGELVTAADGIDLAEAKEITAEGELEAETGEVADHSGHDHADHGDADHDHTAEAEDAAHESDDHAEHDHAEASDHADHDHGGDEAGHEGHDHGDLNPHIWTSPRYASAMAAEVARGLAAADPAHAADYETRAAAYEEQLAALDAWVGEQFAAVPAADRVLVSGHDSLRYFLHDYDIAYAGAIMPSFEDNAEPSAAELDALSAKIRDRGVRAIFVESSMSPKLAQTIARETGITVVDGDALYADSLGAAGSGAETYVDATVHNTRVILEAWGATPGPVPEALGEHS